From the Candidatus Saccharimonadaceae bacterium ML1 genome, one window contains:
- the rpsH gene encoding 30S ribosomal protein S8: MSLQSTDPIADLLTRIRNAALVGKTEIRVPTSKLKKVVAEQLVKNHYLAGVKVEDGKPRGTLVVKLAKDGENCPITEITRVSKPGRRVYTAASDIPKVKQGRGIVLVSTSKGVMTGAEAVKAKLGGEVLLKVY, translated from the coding sequence ATGTCACTACAATCAACTGACCCGATCGCGGATCTCCTGACCCGCATTCGTAACGCTGCGCTAGTCGGCAAAACGGAGATTCGCGTACCGACCAGTAAACTGAAAAAAGTTGTTGCTGAGCAGTTGGTGAAGAACCACTACTTGGCTGGTGTAAAAGTTGAGGACGGCAAGCCGCGCGGTACGCTCGTCGTAAAACTTGCAAAAGATGGTGAGAACTGTCCGATCACGGAAATTACACGTGTTTCCAAACCTGGTCGTCGTGTTTATACTGCTGCAAGCGATATCCCAAAGGTTAAGCAAGGCCGCGGCATCGTGCTTGTCAGCACGAGCAAAGGCGTGATGACTGGCGCCGAAGCTGTCAAGGCGAAGCTTGGTGGAGAGGTACTGCTAAAAGTTTACTAA
- the rpsN gene encoding 30S ribosomal protein S14 gives MAKKSMIARDKKRLALIEKFSEKRAALKAEGDLDALQKLPRNSSPSRRKNRDMLDGRPRGYMRRFGMNRIRFREEASKGNIPGVTKSSW, from the coding sequence ATGGCGAAGAAATCAATGATTGCACGCGATAAAAAACGCCTGGCTTTGATCGAAAAATTTAGCGAAAAGCGTGCCGCGCTAAAAGCGGAAGGCGATCTCGACGCTTTGCAGAAATTACCGCGCAACTCAAGTCCGTCGCGCCGCAAAAATCGCGATATGCTTGATGGTCGTCCGCGCGGCTACATGCGCCGGTTCGGTATGAACCGCATCCGATTCCGCGAAGAAGCAAGCAAAGGCAACATTCCTGGTGTCACAAAGAGTAGTTGGTAA
- the rplE gene encoding 50S ribosomal protein L5, which produces MAETKQTAVYTPRLKALYNDTYTKELQTELKLDNVNQVPRLEKIVVSVGTGKSKDDKRMLAAVKNTLMRVTGQAPVERLAKKSIATFKIRKGMGAPIGVMVTLRGARMYEFLDRLVNVSLPRVRDFHGVGSKFDKGGNYNLGITDQSIFPELTFEETQLVHGMQVTFAIKNGSKEASRALLEKFGVPFEKEAK; this is translated from the coding sequence ACAAACCGCCGTTTACACTCCTCGTCTGAAAGCCTTGTATAATGATACGTACACGAAGGAACTGCAGACCGAACTGAAGCTCGACAACGTGAATCAAGTTCCGCGGCTCGAGAAAATTGTTGTGAGTGTGGGAACAGGCAAAAGTAAAGACGATAAGCGTATGCTTGCCGCCGTCAAGAATACATTGATGCGCGTGACAGGACAGGCGCCGGTTGAGCGGCTCGCGAAAAAATCAATCGCGACATTCAAAATACGCAAAGGCATGGGCGCGCCAATCGGCGTGATGGTCACATTGCGCGGCGCTCGCATGTACGAGTTCCTTGACCGCTTAGTGAACGTAAGCTTGCCGCGCGTACGCGATTTTCACGGCGTCGGCAGCAAATTCGACAAAGGCGGCAACTACAACCTTGGCATCACCGACCAAAGTATCTTCCCGGAATTAACGTTTGAGGAAACGCAGCTTGTACATGGCATGCAAGTTACTTTTGCTATCAAGAACGGTAGCAAAGAAGCAAGTCGCGCTCTACTCGAAAAGTTTGGCGTACCATTTGAAAAGGAGGCGAAATAA